ATTTTGGCAGACAATTTCCGAATACAATTCGGAGACATGGAATTTCCAGATAACGCTTACAATCGTCGGCGCGATACTCGCCGCCCTGCTCTACGCCGCGCCCGAAAAGGCGGCGTGCCGCGTCGCGGTAAAAATCTACACCGCGCTTCTGTGCTTCTGGATTGCCGGCGTCTACTACCTGATATACTGCAATACAAGAAGCTATAACGAAAGCATGGCGGTCTTCTGGGCAATCATGGGGCTTGCGTGGCTCTACGACATCCGCGCGGGGCGCGACGAAACGCCGAAAGCGTCGAAAAACCCCGCAGCGGCGGCTCTGCTTTGCGCGCCCGCCATTTACCCCGCGCTGTCGCTCGCGCTGGGGCGGAGCTTCCCCGAAATAGTTTCGCCGATAATGCCGTGCTCTGTGGCGGTGTTTTCGATAGGGCTGATTTTCGCGTTCGGGAATACGATAAACCTCATATTGGCAATGCTTGTTTTGCACTGGTCGATAATCGCGATACCGAAAGTTAGCCTTTACGGAATTACGGAAGATTATTTTCTGTCATTGTGCATTATCCCTGCACTGTATATATTTTTCAAAAACTACATAGAAAAAGTTGCAAAGCAGCCGACAAAGCCGTCGGCAAAGACGCTCGACCTATCGCTGAAAATCCTCTGCGCGACGCTCGGAATATTCTTCACATACATGATATTCAAGCAATTCGGAATTTTGTAAATTTTCTTCTCAATGCGTAATTGCAAGGCGGTCGGCACAATGTCGACCGCCTTTTCACATGCAGAAGTTCGGACGAAAAAAAAAAACGCGGCGTTTGCTCGCCGCGTTCATCGGAAAAATCCGCAAAAAAGAAGACGATAATAGGAAGAGGACGGCGGCTATTCGTCGTCGTCCTGAATGTAGTTTTTGTTGCGGGTGGTCGGGCCGCCCGCGCGCAGCCACGCGTTGATGAAAAGGTCTATGTCGCCGTCCATCACCGCCTGCAAATTGCCCGTTTCCGCGCCCGTCCGCAGGTCTTTCACCATCTGGTA
The Opitutia bacterium KCR 482 genome window above contains:
- a CDS encoding DUF6064 family protein, with the protein product MDTFWQTISEYNSETWNFQITLTIVGAILAALLYAAPEKAACRVAVKIYTALLCFWIAGVYYLIYCNTRSYNESMAVFWAIMGLAWLYDIRAGRDETPKASKNPAAAALLCAPAIYPALSLALGRSFPEIVSPIMPCSVAVFSIGLIFAFGNTINLILAMLVLHWSIIAIPKVSLYGITEDYFLSLCIIPALYIFFKNYIEKVAKQPTKPSAKTLDLSLKILCATLGIFFTYMIFKQFGIL